TTCAAGATATCTATTTGTTCAGATTTAATACGATCAAATTTAAGCGATTTTTTCTCTTTCTCAAGTCTTATTAGAATATTCGGTATGACTTCACCAGGAATTTTACCATAATCTCCAATAAGATAATTTTTCATTTCATCAGGAATTATTTCCCATCTTTCATCAGTAATGACATTTATTATAGCTTGTGTTCCAACTATTTCACCTATTGGAGTAATAAGTGGGGGATAACCAATCTCTTCTCTTACACTTTGAATTTCTTCGAGAACATTAAATAGATTCTCCATCTCTCCTTTATCTTTAAGCTGAGATATAAGGTCTGATATTATATGATCAGGGATGTTTAACTGCACACTTTTATTATGAATAACTGATGTAGTTCCTTTCTTAAAGTCTCTTAATTTTCTGATTCCTTCTATCTCTTTTGATATCTCTTCAATTAATTCCAGATTTAGTGATGGTTGTCTATCCGTGTCTTTAAGTGCAAAGTATATACTTTCAATAGAGGGCTGGGAGTTTCCAAAAGAGACTGGTGTAAATGCAGCATCAATTATATCAACATTTGCCTCTATTGCTTTTAAATAATTTAATAATCCAATTCCATTAATGAAATGGCAGTGTAGATTAATGGGTACTACAATCTCCTGTTTTAAAGCAGAAATAATTTTGTAGGTTTTATCAGGTGTAAGGAAATAATTTTCGTCCATTATACATATTGAGTCTGCACCCATCTCTACTAACTCTTTTGAAATTTTTATAGAGTCCATCATTTTATGAACAGGGCTTTCAGTATATACCAATGTTCCTTGAACCAGACATCCACAACTTTTTGCAACCTTAACTATTAATTTTAAATTCTTAATGTCATTCAAGGCATCATAAACTCTAAATATAGCTATACCATTTTTAGCTGAAAGTTCTATAAATTTTTTAATTAATTCATCATCATAATTTTTATAACCAACAAGACTTCTTCCTCGAATAAGTGCACTGATTGGAGTCTCTTTAAAGTGGCTTTTTAATATTTTTAATCTATCCCATGGATCTTCTTTTAAATTTTGAAGTAAAGATTCAAAAATTTCTGCTCCCCAACAATCAATGCTATAAAACCCAGCCCTATCCATTTTTTCTAAGATTGGAAGCACATCTTCTAATCTTAACCTACCATTCCAAAGAGATTGATTAGCATCTCCTAAAGTTGTATCTGTTATTCTTACTTGATTCTTAACCATTTTATTTTTTTATTCTTATATATTCTATATTAGATGATGTAAAAGCTTTTATTTGATTATCTATTCTTACCAAAAGTGATCCACTATCATCTATATCAAAAGCATATCCAGATAATTTCTTATCTTCTACTTTTATCTCAACATTAGAACCAATTGGAATAATTATTTTTCTTATCTTATTTAATATATACTCAAATTCTGAAGAAACAATTATTTTACTGTAGTAATTCTCAAATTTTTGTAAAAAATGTGCTAAGAATTTTTCCCTGTTAACCTCATTTCCCAACTCTATTTTACAGGATGTTGCTTTTATATCTAAACCCTCAATGTCTTCTTTATCAAGATTTAAATTTACACCAATTCCTATTACTAATTTTTTTATTTTATTTTTTAATATCTCTGATTCACATAGAATTCCAGCAACCTTCAAGTTATCAATTAAAATATCATTTGGCCATTTTATCTTTGCATCCAAATTTAATGATTCTTTAATTGTTTCAGCAACAGCAAGACCACTTAAAAGAGTTATTATAGATATTATTAATGGACTAATTTTTGGTTTTAAAATTATTGAAAACCAAAGACCACCATATGGTGATAACCATGGTTTTTCACCTCTACCTCTACCTAAAGTTTGGACTTCTGCTAATACAACAGTTCCATTTAAAGGCTTTTCTTCAGCTATTCTCAGAGCTTCATCATTTGTAGAATCTACATTGTTAAAATATATAAATTCTTTACCTAAATATTTTGTTTTTAAAATCTCTTTAAAACTATGAATATCAAAATCTTTCAAATTCTTTAATGATAATTAATATTTTTTATTCTTCAAATTTTTTTAATACGATAGCTGCATTTTGTCCACCAAAGCCAAATGAATTAGATACTACAACATCTATATTTCTTTTTCTTGCAATATTGGGTGTATAGTCTAAATCGCATTCTGGATCCGGATTATTAAGGTTTATTGTAGGTGGAATAATATTATCTCTTATAGCCAATGAACTTATTATAATTTCCTGTGCCCCTGTTGCAGCAAATGAATGT
The nucleotide sequence above comes from Actinomycetota bacterium. Encoded proteins:
- the accB gene encoding acetyl-CoA carboxylase biotin carboxyl carrier protein, whose product is MVKNQVRITDTTLGDANQSLWNGRLRLEDVLPILEKMDRAGFYSIDCWGAEIFESLLQNLKEDPWDRLKILKSHFKETPISALIRGRSLVGYKNYDDELIKKFIELSAKNGIAIFRVYDALNDIKNLKLIVKVAKSCGCLVQGTLVYTESPVHKMMDSIKISKELVEMGADSICIMDENYFLTPDKTYKIISALKQEIVVPINLHCHFINGIGLLNYLKAIEANVDIIDAAFTPVSFGNSQPSIESIYFALKDTDRQPSLNLELIEEISKEIEGIRKLRDFKKGTTSVIHNKSVQLNIPDHIISDLISQLKDKGEMENLFNVLEEIQSVREEIGYPPLITPIGEIVGTQAIINVITDERWEIIPDEMKNYLIGDYGKIPGEVIPNILIRLEKEKKSLKFDRIKSEQIDILKSSYEKGKEALAGLAKSEEDIINYCIFPSQTLNLLSYREKRPKKLFKEEEIKKVPVGIDSKKVKDLIKIIEQVDLEEITIEEDGMRISIRKTQKEEIPPETLRPKEKARKIEKEVEEEIHLIKSPVVGTFFQASSPNEPPFVIKGQRIEKGQTLCIIEAMKMMNKIESDVDGIIKETFIEDGQYVEYDQDLFKIQKI
- a CDS encoding biotin--[acetyl-CoA-carboxylase] ligase, with the protein product MKDFDIHSFKEILKTKYLGKEFIYFNNVDSTNDEALRIAEEKPLNGTVVLAEVQTLGRGRGEKPWLSPYGGLWFSIILKPKISPLIISIITLLSGLAVAETIKESLNLDAKIKWPNDILIDNLKVAGILCESEILKNKIKKLVIGIGVNLNLDKEDIEGLDIKATSCKIELGNEVNREKFLAHFLQKFENYYSKIIVSSEFEYILNKIRKIIIPIGSNVEIKVEDKKLSGYAFDIDDSGSLLVRIDNQIKAFTSSNIEYIRIKK